The Agreia sp. COWG nucleotide sequence AGTGTCGCCGCGGAGAGCAGGCGCTCGTGCAGGTCACCCTCTGCGTAGCCCTGCTCTCGAGCGATTCGGTAGAGCTCGGCGACGTCGGCCATCAGGTCGAGCGACGGGCTCGACGAGAGCGAGTCCGTGCCCACGGCGATAGGGCTGCCCTCGCGCAGATAGGCCGCGACGGGCGGCGGATCGAGCCCGATGACGGCGTTGGATCGGGGGCAGAGGGCGACCGAGGTGCCGCGGGCGCGCAGCAGGGCCCTGTCTTGCGCGGTCATATATACCCCGTGGGCGATATGGCAGTCCGGGCCGAGCACCCCGAGTTGGTCGACGAACTCTGTCGCACTGGTTCCGAATCCCGCGGCCCGTAACGCCCTGAAGCTCTCGACGCCCACGAAGTGCCAGGGTCCCGTGTTTCCGTCGGCGTGCACGCGCTCGCCCTCGAAGCTGGACTCCCCCAGATGCAGGTGCAGTCGCTTACCGCGCTGGCGCACGATGTCGGGGATCTCGAGCAGGGGAACGACGTCGAGCGAGTAGGGGGCGTGCGGCGAAAGACCGGCACCCGGCTTGTCGGGAATGAGGGCGAGCTCGGAGATGATCTGCTCGCGACCGCCGTTGTTCCAGGCGTCCGTCTGCCAGCTCATCACCTCCCAGTAGGTGATGCCGTGAAGGCCGGCGTCCTCCAGAACGGCGATCGCCTCCATGTCGGTGACGATGTCGGCGACTCCCGTGACACCGTGACGCAGCAGCTGGGCGGCGCCGAGAGCGGCATCCGCCCGCCAGTCGTGACCGCGGTCGTACGAGACACTGAAGGCCTCGGCCCAGTCGTCGAAGCCGTTGTAGCGGCCCGCGCCCACCTCGGCCATGCCCGAGTACTGCAGGTGGGAGTGGGCGTTCACGAGCCCTGGGGTCAGGATGCCCGGCCAGTGACTCTCGACGATGCTCGGGCTGGATACAGACCCGGCGCCCGATGCCTCGAGCGACGCGAGCACCCACGCCCGGTCTCCGACGTGCAGGATGTGGCCGTCGCGCACCGCGACGGAGCCGTGGCTGATGGGTGGCGCCGTTACCGGAACTACCAGATCGGCGGAATAGACGGTGATCGGGCCGGGGGTGGTCGCGCCGTGGTTCATCTGCTCGTTCCGGGGGTCATGAGTCCAAGCCTGACACGAAGCGCACCGGCCGCCAGGACGCCAACGACTCGGTCTGCACGGCGCTGGCCGTATCGACGGCGAGGCCGGTCACGGCCAGGGCCGCCCCGGCGACCCGGGCATCGGCATCCGGTGAAAGCGGGTGGATGCCGGGGGCGAGTGCGCGCCCGTCGTTCAGCAGGCGCGCGACGGCCTCGACCTGCACCCCGAACGAGAGATCCATGATCTCGATCGGGTTGCCCTCGCCGGCCGTGATGTTGATGCAGCCCCCGTCGTCGAGGATGCGGACGGCGCTCGACGCCACCCCATGCCCCTGCGGGAATACGAATCGCTCGACCTTGCGCGCCACCGTCTCGCGCGAGGCGCCTGCGACGACCGCCGCGTCGATCGAGATCTCTTGGGGCACCCCGCCGGCCACGGCGATGACGGCGTCGTGGGCGCACCGCTCGAGAATGTCCACACCGATCGTTGCGGCGATGCCCGTGGCCGAGATGACGATGTCGGCGTCGACCACGGCACGTGCCAGCGGCGTCACGTCGTAACCGACGAACGCAGCCTGCAGGGCGCGAACGGGGTCGGTCTCCGAGATGGTCACGTGCGCGCCGAGGGCCGCGCAGTGCCGGGCGACCCCCTGCCCGACCGGGCCGAATCCGGCGACGG carries:
- a CDS encoding amidohydrolase family protein; this encodes MNHGATTPGPITVYSADLVVPVTAPPISHGSVAVRDGHILHVGDRAWVLASLEASGAGSVSSPSIVESHWPGILTPGLVNAHSHLQYSGMAEVGAGRYNGFDDWAEAFSVSYDRGHDWRADAALGAAQLLRHGVTGVADIVTDMEAIAVLEDAGLHGITYWEVMSWQTDAWNNGGREQIISELALIPDKPGAGLSPHAPYSLDVVPLLEIPDIVRQRGKRLHLHLGESSFEGERVHADGNTGPWHFVGVESFRALRAAGFGTSATEFVDQLGVLGPDCHIAHGVYMTAQDRALLRARGTSVALCPRSNAVIGLDPPPVAAYLREGSPIAVGTDSLSSSPSLDLMADVAELYRIAREQGYAEGDLHERLLSAATLGGAHAMGIDVGPDRSGYLAVGARADLSFFDVAVGESVPDAIAELVEAGGGRSVATVIDGVVMHAEAAWTERVGA